One window of Nicotiana tomentosiformis chromosome 11, ASM39032v3, whole genome shotgun sequence genomic DNA carries:
- the LOC138901416 gene encoding uncharacterized protein, with protein MRCFCATAIETSAHIFFDCPNAKSHQLTSQSTTATQSQPPTFTSRSWSNSCLTLRRKPFNNVLSWEGLFPFSFWQLWITMNNNLFKNKKVPISVVLAKATEYITISVNQTPIKEKTIWVKWVPPLTCHYKLNTDEAALGNHGKGGTGGVFNGNLVLEFMGSMPHTTNTQAELLAVLQGLQIEKQRGFTPLKSTQTQQRSIILILRDVVVKHNYMKTNKVANLMAKEAANKDFFGRTTTMIVPPVFANEVFWADILGTVFPRKILDCNINTLDHRSGVNSYPLKTMHLFSNS; from the exons ATGCGCTGCTTCTGTGCTACTGCTATTGAGACCTCTGCCCATATCTTCTTTGACTGCCCTAATGCAAAATCACATCAGCTAACCTCACAAAGCACCACAGCAACCCAAAGTCAACCTCCTACATTCACTAGTAGATCCTGGTCTAACAGTTGCTTAACCCTTAGAAGAAAACCATTCAACAACGTTCTTAGTTGGGAAGGCCTCTTTCCCTTTAGCTTCTGGCAGCTCTGGATTACTATGAATAACAACCtcttcaaaaataaaaaagttcCTATTTCTGTTGTATTGGCTAAGGCAACTGAGTATATCACTATCTCAGTTAACCAAACACCCATAAAAGAGAAGACCATCTGGGTCAAATGGGTTCCCCCATTAACATGTCATTACAAGCTCAACACCGACGAAGCTGCTTTAGGGAATCATGGGAAGGGTGGTACAGGAGGAGTTTTCAACGGCAACTTGGTGCTGGAATTTATGGGAAGTATGCCTCACACCACAAACACCCAAGCTGAATTACTTGCAGTGCTGCAGGGATTACAAATTGAAAAGCAAAGAGGTTTCACCCCCTTGAAATCAACACAGACTCAACAGAG GTCAATCATCCTAATATTAAGAGACGTGGTGGTGAAGCACAACTACATGAAGACGAACAAAGTAGCTAACCTAATGGCAAAGGAGGCTGCAAACAAAGACTTTTTTGGTAGAACAACAACTATGATAGTTCCTCCGGTGTTTGCAAATGAAGTTTTTTGGGCAGACATCTTAGGAACTGTTTTTCCTAGGAAGATTTTGGATTGTAATATTAATACTCTTGATCACAGATCAGGGGTTAATTCATACCCCCTGAAAACAATGCACTTGTTTAGCaatagttga